A stretch of the Geovibrio thiophilus genome encodes the following:
- a CDS encoding HAMP domain-containing methyl-accepting chemotaxis protein, producing MLKNLKIGMKLLIGFGIVLLLTLMVGLAGYTGMNKVLGSVEYSEDMWTVGEFILNARTQEKNYIIRKDQASLDNIHKELDGLKARAEETAKKMDDQAITADINKIIDGVGKYEAAFDKYVNVDKSKIDDEARMVVAALNAISEAEKTAKDQVKQFNDILSSSKDAAALDDKMNKVNSSYIIMMDIAEARRLFWQFKSTGDPKDAENVRERIEKARAAAEALKASFVNKHNIESAESLIKSIKDYSDNLTVYVERTAEQVNIDQEMVDSARAAAEVTAVANAASSEMMMSDFRSALVMILIMSAAALVFGAVAGVVIAKGITGPINMGVSFAREVANGNLDADMNLEQKDEVGMLAAAMKDMINKLRSIVLEVKAASLNVSSGSGQLSSAAQEMSQGATEQAAAAEEASSSMEEMTSNINQNADNALQTEKIARKAADDAKEGGHAVDQTVKAMKDIAGKISIIEEIARQTNLLALNAAIEAARAGEHGKGFAVVASEVRKLAERSQEAAREISDLSTTSVEIAEKAGSLLQQILPDIQKTAELVQEITASSSEQRTGAEQINSAIQQLDQVIQQNAGASEEMASTAEELSSQAEALEQTMQFFKMKDNSGISSSRGRKTAIKAAHINSNKTPALKGAKGKQQGDGVELNLSGSDHDKLDDEFISY from the coding sequence ATGTTGAAGAATCTGAAGATCGGCATGAAGCTGCTGATAGGCTTCGGTATTGTCCTTCTGCTTACCCTTATGGTAGGTCTTGCGGGATACACCGGAATGAACAAAGTGCTCGGAAGCGTGGAGTATTCCGAGGATATGTGGACAGTGGGCGAATTTATTCTCAATGCCCGCACGCAGGAAAAGAACTACATCATAAGAAAGGATCAGGCTTCTCTGGACAATATACACAAGGAGCTTGACGGGCTTAAGGCAAGGGCTGAGGAAACAGCCAAAAAAATGGACGATCAGGCGATCACCGCTGATATAAACAAGATAATCGATGGTGTGGGCAAATACGAAGCTGCTTTTGATAAGTATGTGAATGTGGATAAATCAAAAATCGATGATGAAGCAAGGATGGTTGTTGCCGCTCTGAACGCCATATCCGAGGCGGAGAAAACAGCCAAGGATCAGGTTAAGCAGTTTAACGATATTCTTTCCTCATCAAAAGACGCTGCGGCGCTTGATGACAAAATGAACAAGGTCAACAGTTCTTACATCATCATGATGGATATAGCGGAAGCCAGAAGGCTTTTCTGGCAGTTTAAGAGCACAGGGGATCCTAAAGACGCCGAAAACGTCCGTGAGCGTATTGAAAAAGCCAGAGCAGCGGCAGAAGCTCTGAAGGCTTCATTCGTTAACAAACACAATATTGAAAGCGCCGAATCACTTATAAAGTCAATCAAGGACTACAGCGACAATCTTACGGTTTATGTTGAACGCACGGCAGAGCAGGTAAACATTGATCAGGAAATGGTAGACAGCGCCAGAGCGGCGGCGGAAGTTACAGCGGTTGCCAACGCCGCAAGCTCCGAGATGATGATGTCCGACTTCAGAAGCGCTCTTGTGATGATCCTTATTATGTCCGCGGCGGCTTTGGTTTTCGGTGCTGTTGCGGGTGTGGTTATAGCAAAAGGGATCACAGGGCCTATTAACATGGGTGTATCGTTCGCGCGGGAAGTTGCAAACGGTAATCTGGACGCCGATATGAATCTGGAACAGAAGGATGAGGTGGGGATGCTCGCCGCAGCCATGAAGGATATGATAAATAAGCTCCGCAGTATAGTTCTGGAGGTCAAGGCGGCTTCGCTTAATGTTTCCTCCGGAAGCGGACAGCTCAGCAGCGCGGCGCAGGAAATGTCTCAGGGAGCGACAGAGCAGGCGGCAGCGGCGGAAGAAGCTTCAAGCTCAATGGAAGAGATGACCTCCAACATCAATCAGAACGCCGACAATGCTCTCCAGACCGAGAAAATAGCCCGCAAGGCCGCCGACGATGCTAAAGAGGGCGGACACGCAGTAGACCAGACAGTGAAAGCGATGAAGGATATAGCGGGTAAAATCTCAATCATAGAAGAGATAGCCCGCCAGACAAACCTCCTTGCCCTCAACGCCGCCATAGAGGCAGCACGGGCAGGGGAACACGGAAAAGGCTTCGCAGTTGTGGCAAGCGAGGTTCGCAAGCTCGCCGAACGCTCACAGGAAGCAGCGAGAGAGATAAGCGACCTTTCCACCACCAGCGTGGAAATAGCGGAAAAAGCGGGCAGTCTGCTCCAGCAGATCCTCCCCGATATACAGAAAACTGCCGAACTGGTTCAGGAAATAACTGCATCAAGCAGTGAGCAGAGAACCGGAGCGGAGCAGATAAACAGCGCGATACAGCAGCTTGATCAGGTTATACAGCAGAATGCCGGCGCGTCCGAAGAGATGGCGTCAACAGCGGAAGAGCTCTCAAGTCAGGCGGAAGCACTTGAGCAGACAATGCAGTTCTTCAAAATGAAGGACAACTCGGGCATATCCTCATCAAGAGGCAGAAAAACCGCTATCAAAGCCGCGCACATTAACTCAAACAAAACCCCCGCGCTGAAAGGCGCCAAAGGCAAACAGCAAGGGGATGGAGTGGAGCTGAACCTTTCGGGCAGCGACCACGATAAACTTGATGACGAGTTTATAAGTTACTGA
- a CDS encoding response regulator translates to MGKIILSVDDSASIRQMVKFTLTKEGYEVIEASDGVDALAKITGKKVDMVVTDLNMPNMDGITLIKELRKQAAYKFIPIIMLTTESQDSKKLEGKAAGATGWIVKPFKPEQLLGVVKKVLG, encoded by the coding sequence ATGGGGAAAATAATTCTTAGCGTGGATGATTCCGCCAGCATACGCCAGATGGTGAAGTTCACTCTGACAAAGGAAGGCTACGAGGTTATAGAAGCCTCAGACGGCGTTGATGCACTTGCAAAAATAACCGGCAAAAAGGTTGATATGGTTGTGACAGACCTTAATATGCCCAATATGGACGGCATAACACTCATAAAAGAGCTGAGAAAACAAGCTGCGTACAAATTTATACCCATAATAATGCTGACCACGGAATCTCAGGATTCAAAAAAACTGGAAGGAAAAGCGGCAGGCGCTACGGGCTGGATAGTAAAACCTTTTAAGCCCGAACAGCTTCTGGGAGTAGTAAAAAAAGTATTAGGATAG
- a CDS encoding chemotaxis protein CheW, producing the protein MSESINDTGSCQVLTFKMGEEVFGVNIMSVREVLDYTNVTKVPQTPDFMRGVINLRGNVVPVIDLKLKFGMSATERTVNTCIIIVEVSLDGESAILGALADSVQEVVDFEKEFIEPAPRIGTQLNTEFIQGMAKKGEGFVIILNINKVFSADELNMYSGLQENAS; encoded by the coding sequence ATGTCGGAAAGCATAAACGACACTGGAAGCTGCCAGGTGCTTACCTTTAAGATGGGCGAAGAGGTGTTCGGAGTGAACATCATGTCCGTCAGGGAGGTGCTTGACTACACCAATGTTACCAAGGTTCCCCAGACTCCGGATTTCATGCGGGGGGTCATAAACCTGCGGGGCAATGTTGTTCCTGTTATTGACCTTAAGCTGAAGTTCGGCATGTCTGCGACGGAGCGCACAGTGAATACGTGCATAATCATAGTCGAGGTTTCCCTTGACGGTGAGAGCGCTATTCTCGGCGCACTTGCGGACTCGGTGCAGGAAGTGGTGGACTTTGAGAAGGAGTTCATTGAACCCGCTCCCCGAATAGGCACGCAGCTCAACACTGAGTTTATTCAGGGGATGGCGAAAAAGGGTGAAGGTTTTGTAATCATACTGAACATTAATAAGGTTTTTTCCGCTGATGAGCTGAATATGTATTCGGGCTTACAGGAGAACGCTTCTTAA
- a CDS encoding chemotaxis protein CheA: MSADIHKQAFVTEAGELLEELEQSLMELENTPDDSDLVAKVFRAMHTIKGSGSMFGFDNLAAFVHGIETAYDLVREGKLAVTQEMIENSLKSCDVIKEMVADETIDSSGGVAAALKNFFAALQGGGASAAKPAEKARERKSSLTTFRVQFKPHEDIFTRGVNVQLLLNEIAELGECKVIAHPENVPYLDELESEKCYVNWDIILTTDKGENAIRDVFIFVEDDCDITITPVAFYDGESADDHERIGEILVEKGDISRIELEAILSEKKRLGEILVEKGAVAPSAIDAALEEQKHIREIKAKKSEAEGMTSIRVQSDKLDFLVDLVGELVTVQARLSQTAARKNEPELLKIAEDVERLVWDLRDNTMSIRMLPIGSTFSKFNRLVRDLSHTLGKKIDLVTEGAETELDKTVIEKLNDPLVHLIRNSIDHGLEMPEERKSAGKKETGTITLSARHSGDSVLIQITDDGRGIDPEKVRRKAIEKGLIAETVELTAKEACELILAPGFSTAEAVSNISGRGVGMDVVKRNIEALKGTLDITSEKGKGTVISLKLPLTLAIIDGLLIKVSDQFFIIPLAVVEECIELTPKDIANSHGRSIIQVRGDIVPYIKLRELFGIRSEVPEIQQIVVTEIDGRRVGFVTDSVIGDHQTVIKSLGKIFKEVHGVSGASILGDGSVALIIDAVKIYHGIE; this comes from the coding sequence ATGTCCGCTGATATTCACAAACAGGCATTTGTAACCGAGGCAGGAGAGCTCCTTGAGGAGCTTGAGCAGTCTCTGATGGAGCTTGAAAACACACCGGATGATTCTGATCTGGTAGCCAAGGTTTTCAGAGCTATGCACACCATCAAGGGCTCCGGTTCGATGTTCGGATTTGACAATCTTGCCGCATTTGTTCACGGCATAGAGACCGCTTACGATCTCGTGCGTGAAGGGAAACTGGCAGTGACTCAGGAGATGATAGAAAACTCACTTAAGTCCTGCGATGTTATCAAAGAAATGGTGGCTGATGAGACCATTGATTCATCTGGAGGCGTGGCAGCCGCTCTCAAGAATTTTTTCGCTGCTCTTCAAGGCGGCGGAGCTTCCGCAGCTAAACCTGCGGAAAAAGCCAGAGAACGCAAAAGCTCGCTGACCACGTTCAGGGTTCAGTTCAAGCCCCACGAGGACATTTTCACCAGAGGGGTAAATGTTCAGCTTCTTCTTAATGAGATTGCGGAGCTGGGCGAATGCAAGGTTATAGCACATCCTGAGAATGTTCCTTATCTGGATGAGCTTGAAAGCGAGAAATGCTACGTTAACTGGGACATAATACTCACAACGGATAAAGGCGAAAACGCCATACGCGATGTATTCATCTTTGTTGAGGACGACTGCGACATAACTATAACCCCCGTGGCTTTTTACGATGGCGAGTCAGCGGATGATCACGAACGGATCGGGGAAATACTTGTAGAAAAAGGTGACATATCCAGAATTGAGCTGGAGGCGATTCTCTCCGAGAAAAAACGTCTGGGCGAAATACTGGTGGAAAAGGGCGCTGTGGCTCCGTCTGCCATTGATGCGGCGCTTGAGGAACAGAAACACATCAGGGAAATAAAAGCCAAAAAGAGTGAGGCGGAGGGCATGACCTCCATAAGGGTTCAGTCGGATAAGCTGGATTTTCTTGTGGATCTCGTCGGCGAGCTTGTCACGGTGCAGGCACGCCTCAGCCAGACGGCGGCGAGGAAAAACGAGCCAGAGCTCCTCAAGATAGCGGAGGATGTTGAAAGGCTTGTGTGGGATCTGCGGGATAACACAATGAGCATCAGGATGCTCCCCATAGGCTCCACATTCAGCAAGTTCAACAGGCTTGTGAGAGACCTTTCCCACACTCTGGGCAAAAAGATAGATCTCGTCACCGAAGGCGCTGAAACCGAGCTTGACAAAACTGTTATCGAAAAGCTTAACGATCCCCTTGTTCACCTCATAAGAAACAGCATAGACCACGGTCTCGAAATGCCCGAGGAGAGAAAATCGGCGGGCAAGAAGGAAACAGGAACAATAACGCTCAGCGCCAGACATTCAGGCGACAGTGTTCTCATACAGATAACCGATGACGGCAGAGGCATAGACCCTGAGAAGGTACGCAGAAAAGCTATCGAAAAGGGGCTCATCGCTGAAACAGTGGAACTCACGGCTAAGGAAGCATGCGAGCTTATACTCGCCCCGGGCTTTTCCACCGCGGAAGCCGTTTCCAACATCTCCGGACGCGGTGTCGGCATGGATGTGGTGAAAAGGAATATAGAAGCGCTTAAGGGCACGCTGGATATTACATCAGAGAAGGGGAAAGGCACGGTGATAAGCCTGAAGCTTCCTCTCACTCTGGCGATAATAGACGGGCTTCTGATCAAAGTCTCGGATCAGTTCTTTATAATACCTCTGGCTGTCGTGGAGGAGTGCATAGAGCTCACCCCCAAGGACATAGCCAATTCCCACGGGCGGAGCATAATTCAGGTGCGCGGCGACATAGTTCCCTACATCAAGCTCCGTGAGCTCTTCGGTATCAGGAGCGAAGTGCCGGAGATTCAGCAGATAGTCGTTACTGAGATAGACGGAAGAAGGGTTGGTTTCGTGACGGATTCGGTTATAGGCGATCACCAGACAGTTATAAAATCACTCGGCAAAATATTCAAGGAGGTTCACGGAGTATCAGGAGCATCGATACTCGGCGACGGATCGGTTGCGCTGATCATAGATGCCGTGAAGATATATCACGGCATAGAGTAG
- a CDS encoding methyl-accepting chemotaxis protein, with protein sequence MEKNRIVLLEVIKTLKETGSFSDLVSSRLNLIMEGASKVNATVSQVEYIADQTNLLALNAAIEAARAGEHGRGFAVVADEIRKLSEQSNRFAMDIRNSVKAITHDIEGIYNESSGNAEKMNELAASSEKDVDEALSLLDGGINSAKETIGRLQEETAKTAERIRGIVISLQYQDINRQRIEHVIEPIDIVGKDLINLSAAMNDVGGNLCTLRLSDLSTHLKTMYTMESERAIFEKHIKGFGGSGKSGNGVSRKSKSAVEADNVELF encoded by the coding sequence ATGGAAAAAAACAGGATTGTTCTTCTTGAGGTCATAAAAACACTGAAGGAAACCGGTTCCTTTTCTGATCTGGTCAGCTCCCGTTTGAATCTGATAATGGAAGGGGCGAGCAAGGTCAACGCCACAGTCTCTCAGGTGGAGTACATTGCGGATCAGACAAACCTTCTGGCGCTTAACGCAGCCATAGAGGCAGCAAGAGCCGGAGAGCACGGACGGGGCTTCGCTGTTGTTGCGGATGAAATCAGAAAACTCTCCGAGCAGTCAAACCGCTTTGCCATGGACATAAGAAACTCTGTAAAGGCGATTACTCACGATATAGAGGGAATATACAATGAATCATCCGGAAACGCGGAGAAGATGAACGAGCTTGCCGCGTCTTCCGAAAAGGATGTGGATGAGGCGCTGAGTCTTCTTGACGGCGGTATAAACTCCGCAAAGGAAACTATCGGGCGCCTTCAGGAAGAAACAGCGAAAACCGCAGAGCGCATAAGAGGAATCGTTATCTCCCTCCAGTATCAGGATATAAACAGACAGAGGATTGAACACGTAATCGAACCGATTGACATAGTCGGCAAGGATCTCATTAACCTTTCCGCCGCTATGAATGATGTAGGCGGAAACCTGTGCACCCTGCGCCTGAGTGACTTAAGCACCCACCTTAAAACCATGTACACCATGGAAAGTGAAAGAGCGATATTTGAAAAACACATAAAAGGGTTCGGCGGAAGCGGCAAAAGCGGAAACGGTGTAAGCCGGAAAAGCAAATCAGCCGTTGAAGCGGACAATGTCGAATTATTTTAG
- a CDS encoding CheR family methyltransferase, with the protein MSSNFDVFRQNLSSAEFERIKHFIENHCGIKLPPTKKQMVEGRLRKRLRKHGFTNYEEYLNFVFSSGEGEEEIVSLIDVLTTNKTDFYREPGHFEYMRDRVLPYLLKDNDSAKVKVWSAGCSSGEEPYTVSMELHGFFESIKGWNFEILATDISTEVLRKACTAIYDEEKIASLPFEIKKKFFLKSKDKNDCKVRLKPFIRKSVKFARLNLMDEKFSHDKDYDIIFCRNVIIYFDRETQEKILSRLVSHLKPGRFLFLGHSETIHGMNLDVETVAPTVYRKL; encoded by the coding sequence ATGTCTTCAAATTTTGATGTTTTCCGCCAGAATCTTTCATCTGCGGAGTTTGAGAGAATAAAGCATTTTATTGAAAATCACTGCGGAATCAAACTCCCGCCCACAAAAAAGCAGATGGTCGAGGGACGCTTAAGAAAACGGCTGAGAAAACACGGCTTCACCAACTATGAGGAATATCTCAACTTTGTTTTCAGCTCCGGCGAAGGAGAGGAGGAGATAGTCAGCCTCATTGATGTGCTTACCACCAACAAAACGGACTTCTACCGTGAACCCGGTCATTTTGAATACATGCGGGACAGGGTTCTTCCTTATCTGCTGAAGGATAACGACAGCGCTAAGGTCAAGGTCTGGAGCGCAGGCTGTTCCAGCGGTGAGGAACCGTACACCGTTTCCATGGAGCTGCACGGCTTTTTTGAGAGCATTAAAGGCTGGAATTTTGAAATTCTCGCAACGGATATTTCCACGGAGGTGCTGAGAAAAGCGTGCACCGCTATCTATGATGAGGAGAAAATAGCCTCCCTTCCTTTTGAAATCAAAAAAAAGTTTTTTCTGAAATCCAAGGACAAAAACGACTGCAAGGTGCGTCTGAAGCCGTTTATAAGAAAATCGGTGAAGTTTGCGCGGCTTAATCTTATGGATGAAAAGTTTTCCCATGATAAGGATTACGATATAATATTCTGCCGTAATGTTATAATATATTTTGACAGAGAAACTCAGGAGAAAATCCTGAGCAGGCTCGTGAGTCATCTGAAGCCGGGAAGGTTTCTTTTTCTCGGACATTCGGAGACAATACACGGGATGAATCTTGATGTGGAAACAGTCGCACCTACAGTTTACAGAAAATTATGA
- a CDS encoding chemotaxis protein CheD, translated as MYLDKEPAVVSTVLGSCVSVVMFWSAVRIGGMCHAMLPSANFCVVGEGASYTNKFVDASISYMHSRFYAWGAFPSDIEVKVFGGADMFRTESGTMKRETIGAKNIQAAFTKLASLGYRITAQDVGGDMGRKLYFYSSEGRVFMKNLRNTVNAG; from the coding sequence ATGTACCTTGATAAGGAACCTGCGGTGGTCAGCACTGTTTTGGGTTCGTGCGTTTCCGTGGTGATGTTTTGGTCTGCGGTGAGGATCGGTGGCATGTGCCATGCCATGCTCCCGTCCGCCAATTTCTGCGTTGTCGGTGAAGGAGCGTCTTATACCAATAAATTCGTTGACGCTTCAATATCTTACATGCACAGTCGCTTCTATGCGTGGGGGGCTTTTCCTTCGGATATAGAGGTAAAGGTTTTCGGCGGCGCGGATATGTTCCGCACCGAATCGGGTACAATGAAGAGAGAGACCATAGGCGCAAAGAATATTCAGGCGGCTTTTACAAAACTTGCCAGCCTTGGCTATAGAATCACCGCGCAGGATGTGGGCGGAGATATGGGCAGAAAGCTCTATTTTTATTCCTCAGAAGGGCGCGTTTTTATGAAAAATCTTAGGAATACAGTAAACGCAGGTTGA
- a CDS encoding STAS domain-containing protein, with protein sequence MLDITEEKIGSDCVLSLSGDLTVCNIGQVREKLMELYSTENSVRVNIAGESSIDFTFFQLMCSAHRTFSSVGKNISFDKTEGCPLELKKFSLGFSRRSGCSQDKCGSCLWAVKENV encoded by the coding sequence ATGCTAGACATCACAGAGGAAAAAATCGGTTCGGACTGCGTTCTTTCCTTATCGGGCGATCTTACCGTATGCAACATAGGGCAGGTGCGCGAAAAGCTTATGGAACTTTATTCCACGGAAAACAGCGTAAGGGTGAACATAGCCGGGGAATCCAGCATAGATTTCACGTTTTTTCAGCTGATGTGCTCTGCCCACCGCACCTTTTCGTCGGTAGGCAAAAATATATCGTTCGATAAAACAGAGGGCTGCCCGCTGGAATTAAAGAAATTCAGCCTCGGTTTTTCAAGGCGTTCGGGATGCAGTCAGGATAAATGCGGAAGCTGCCTTTGGGCGGTAAAGGAGAATGTTTAA
- a CDS encoding protein-glutamate methylesterase/protein-glutamine glutaminase → MGLKVLVVDDSAVVRQTLTEILSSDPEISEVASCQDPFYAAEKMKHFIPDVITLDVEMPRMDGITFLKKLMSQHPIPVVMCSSLTVDNSQTLMKAMEYGAVDVIQKPKSGTKAFLEESKILICDAVKAAAKASVRKISASSYTVQPKFTADVIMPKSTNKAMMETTEKVILVGASTGGTEALTVFLTAMPLDSPGIVIVQHMPENFTASFAQRLDSLCKISVKEAENGDTVLSGRALIAPGNRHMLIKRSGARYFAEIKEGPLVSRHRPSVDVLFRSGARYVGSNAVAVIMTGMGDDGAKGLLELKEVGAYTIAQDEATSIVFGMPKVAIELGAAQKILPLGSIAPFVVSYCRS, encoded by the coding sequence ATGGGTCTGAAGGTTCTTGTTGTAGATGATTCAGCCGTTGTCAGACAGACTCTCACTGAGATTCTTTCATCGGATCCTGAAATAAGCGAGGTCGCTTCCTGTCAGGATCCCTTTTACGCAGCGGAGAAGATGAAGCATTTTATTCCGGATGTCATAACTCTGGATGTGGAGATGCCCCGCATGGACGGCATCACTTTTCTCAAAAAGCTTATGTCACAGCATCCCATTCCGGTGGTGATGTGCTCAAGCCTTACTGTTGATAACTCCCAGACGCTGATGAAGGCAATGGAATACGGTGCTGTGGATGTTATCCAGAAACCGAAATCCGGCACAAAGGCGTTTCTGGAGGAATCCAAAATCCTCATCTGTGATGCGGTTAAGGCTGCCGCGAAGGCTTCGGTCAGGAAAATATCCGCGTCCTCATATACTGTTCAGCCTAAGTTTACGGCGGATGTCATAATGCCTAAGAGCACCAACAAGGCGATGATGGAAACCACAGAGAAGGTTATCCTTGTGGGCGCTTCCACAGGCGGAACCGAGGCTCTTACCGTCTTTCTCACGGCTATGCCGCTTGATTCGCCGGGGATAGTGATAGTTCAGCACATGCCCGAAAACTTCACCGCCTCCTTTGCCCAAAGGCTGGACTCCCTCTGCAAAATAAGCGTGAAGGAAGCCGAGAACGGAGATACTGTTCTGTCCGGCAGGGCGCTCATTGCCCCGGGCAACAGACACATGCTGATCAAGAGAAGCGGAGCCAGATACTTTGCCGAAATAAAGGAAGGACCTCTGGTCAGCAGACACAGACCCTCCGTTGACGTGCTTTTCCGCTCCGGAGCCAGATACGTCGGCTCAAACGCGGTTGCCGTCATTATGACCGGAATGGGGGATGACGGAGCCAAGGGGCTTCTTGAACTCAAGGAGGTGGGAGCCTACACAATAGCGCAGGATGAAGCAACAAGCATTGTTTTCGGAATGCCGAAGGTCGCAATCGAGCTGGGAGCCGCCCAGAAAATTCTCCCGCTGGGGAGCATAGCTCCGTTTGTTGTCTCATATTGCAGAAGCTGA
- a CDS encoding HAMP domain-containing methyl-accepting chemotaxis protein encodes MFKNMKLGMKLGMAFGLLILIIAVLGSVAMLNMSRVKTESLKLSEEYVPEVDLAGKIERTNASVMLNMRTYQYSKNEEDYKKAQQGFTELKRYIADAQALAGRSKNLKALNAEAESVLNAANEYEALAKSTDEINRAILGTLNKMGTAAAAFMQNSESFLYEQERELLSEIRSGLSADKLAERSSKVSMMNSIVIDGNFIRIEVWKAQSTGDIEALKGTFAKFAEIEEVLNKMTSVTRRQNNLNQLAGIKKALEDYEKGMQELVSAWEESNRLGEKRGATAAKLLEGAQTIAVAGMTQTSEIANQAVSVLNASSFTVMTGLIISLVIGVILAVVMTRMITRPLFMGVEFARQVAAGNLDAHIDLSSRDEIGQLAAALRDMISKLREIVSDVKNSSENVSSGSEQLSSSAQEMSQGATEQAAAAEEASSSMEEMTSNINQNADNALQTEKIARKAADDAKQGGSAVALTVKAMKDIAGKISIIEEIARQTNLLALNAAIEAARAGEHGKGFAVVASEVRKLAERSQEAAGEISELSISSVEVAERAGSLLEQILPDIQKTAELVQEITASSTEQRTGAEQINSAIQQLDQVIQRNAGASEEMASTAEELASQAEALQQAVAFFKMSGGSSADSGYRSKPSGGRRQGRPSALPLNREPKAKSTSKGVSLNLHEDNDKLDEEFVSY; translated from the coding sequence ATGTTCAAGAATATGAAACTTGGAATGAAACTCGGCATGGCTTTCGGGCTGCTTATTCTGATTATCGCCGTACTGGGTTCAGTGGCGATGCTGAACATGTCAAGGGTTAAAACGGAGTCGCTCAAGCTCTCCGAGGAATATGTGCCGGAAGTGGATCTGGCAGGGAAGATTGAAAGGACAAATGCCTCCGTCATGCTGAATATGCGTACATATCAGTATTCTAAAAACGAAGAGGATTATAAGAAGGCACAGCAGGGCTTTACCGAGCTGAAAAGGTACATAGCCGATGCGCAGGCTCTGGCAGGCAGATCCAAGAACCTTAAGGCTCTGAACGCGGAAGCGGAGAGTGTGCTCAACGCTGCCAATGAATACGAGGCTCTGGCGAAGTCCACTGATGAGATAAACAGAGCAATACTCGGAACTCTGAATAAAATGGGCACAGCCGCAGCAGCTTTTATGCAGAACTCCGAGTCCTTTCTGTATGAGCAGGAAAGGGAGCTTCTCAGCGAAATAAGAAGCGGACTGAGCGCAGACAAGCTGGCTGAAAGAAGCAGCAAAGTTTCCATGATGAACAGTATTGTAATAGACGGCAACTTCATACGCATCGAGGTATGGAAGGCGCAGTCGACCGGGGATATAGAGGCTCTTAAGGGGACGTTTGCTAAATTTGCCGAAATCGAAGAAGTGCTGAACAAAATGACATCCGTCACCCGCAGGCAGAACAACCTGAACCAGCTTGCAGGCATTAAAAAAGCGCTGGAAGATTATGAAAAGGGCATGCAGGAGCTTGTCAGCGCATGGGAAGAGTCAAACAGGCTCGGAGAGAAACGCGGCGCTACTGCCGCAAAACTCCTTGAAGGCGCACAGACTATAGCCGTTGCGGGCATGACCCAGACATCGGAGATAGCCAATCAGGCGGTATCTGTTCTCAATGCTTCTTCGTTTACCGTTATGACCGGACTGATAATCTCGCTTGTCATAGGTGTTATTCTTGCGGTAGTAATGACAAGGATGATCACCAGACCGCTTTTCATGGGAGTCGAGTTTGCCAGACAGGTTGCGGCTGGTAATCTTGATGCGCATATAGACCTCAGCAGCAGGGATGAGATAGGGCAGCTCGCCGCCGCACTCAGAGATATGATAAGCAAGCTGAGAGAGATAGTCTCGGATGTGAAGAATTCATCCGAAAACGTTTCCTCCGGCAGCGAACAGCTCAGCAGTTCCGCTCAGGAAATGTCGCAGGGCGCAACCGAACAGGCGGCAGCGGCGGAAGAGGCTTCCAGCTCAATGGAAGAGATGACCTCTAACATCAACCAGAACGCCGACAACGCCCTCCAGACCGAGAAAATAGCCCGCAAGGCGGCTGACGATGCCAAACAGGGCGGAAGCGCCGTGGCACTCACTGTAAAAGCCATGAAGGATATAGCAGGCAAGATCTCAATCATTGAAGAGATAGCCCGTCAGACAAACCTCCTTGCACTCAACGCCGCCATAGAGGCCGCAAGGGCAGGGGAACACGGAAAAGGCTTCGCCGTGGTGGCAAGTGAGGTTCGCAAGCTCGCCGAACGCTCACAGGAAGCGGCAGGAGAGATAAGTGAGCTCTCCATCAGCAGTGTAGAGGTCGCCGAACGCGCGGGATCACTCCTTGAGCAGATACTGCCCGACATACAGAAAACAGCGGAGCTTGTGCAGGAGATAACCGCCTCCAGCACGGAACAGAGAACAGGAGCCGAGCAGATCAACAGCGCAATTCAGCAGCTTGATCAGGTTATACAGAGAAACGCCGGAGCCTCCGAAGAGATGGCGTCCACGGCGGAAGAGCTTGCCAGTCAGGCGGAAGCGCTTCAGCAAGCCGTTGCCTTCTTCAAGATGAGCGGCGGTTCATCCGCAGACAGCGGCTACAGATCGAAACCGTCCGGAGGACGCAGACAGGGGAGACCCTCTGCTCTGCCCTTAAACAGGGAACCGAAGGCAAAAAGCACTTCAAAAGGTGTGAGTCTTAATCTTCATGAAGATAACGACAAGCTTGACGAAGAGTTTGTGAGTTACTGA